The Corticium candelabrum chromosome 17, ooCorCand1.1, whole genome shotgun sequence genome has a segment encoding these proteins:
- the LOC134193049 gene encoding uncharacterized protein LOC134193049 yields MMRDFSVLLAVVALGVLSMIDMGSAQLEPYANGTCDHRRPAGTNVTRRNLTDLMKDEDEVQRLRDAFAKLMALDKTNPEKNCTYFNVAKHHGWFTATCQHETTTCFQHGFLQWHRLYMYEMEQALRTVDSNISLPYWDFTSIYSPKPTTPVQDLLPSIVKEKFYFNKKTNKTEYNPLYSYRIPSIEGANESPPSPGANTTRNQDVEGYTPLQTVRDGICDAFRQHQFDQFSLHFECPHNLMHVFIGGFADVYTTSSQTWTAFDPLFWFYHANIDRIWAGWELTNNDTSSFLPKDHRSYPFIDWTFEEVSDYKKTMYYNYDHPFKVTDFHCDAPHAGEKALVAQFTKLPISENKPYMVRLIVDPHRLTGNASANTILTNNHIVGEIGMWGTMKVACQSPNCTSWCRKLLKLPQMQMNLGDFDDFYSQPFDVSDALFLDVYGKGQDPIDLSAGIAANDLRNVINDRQNLCSTRNKRDCEDACLPSVPNPQISYGTVLSKEDYLNLVQVSDDQKAVFIKWHPISPLQAEYPPVNVAAGATLIFHYDIADHSVAQVFEYEFKQCAPFFQPHCIPKPGVTGEFNCTIQLPQTTNTTFFFLCTQSDHCQTRGMRIRVKVGNGENVPCKTPPASECADRPCPANTLCRLEHGTIIYNCVKGYKLRGFTTSICQKDGLWTSPPPACVLEADCTGRACPDHATCTPADAVTHSSGTAVAYKCDDGYTLDGASESHCLDGVWTTEVPKCHCA; encoded by the exons ATGATGCGAGATTTTAGCGTTCTTCTGGCAGTTGTGGCTCTGGGGGTGCTTTCAATGATCGACATGGGTTCTGCACAGCTGGAACCGTACGCCAACGGAACGTGCGACCACAGAAGA CCGGCGGGAACAAACGTCACCCGTAGGAATCTGACTGATCTGATGAAAGACGAAGATGAAGTTCAGCGTCTTCGCGATGCTTTCGCAAAACTGATGGCACTGGACAAGACAAACCCAGAGAAGAACTGCACGTACTTCAATGTGGCCAAACATCACGGATGGTTCACAGCCACGTGTCAGCACGAAACGACCACGTGTTTCCAACACGGATTTCTTCAGTGGCATCGTCTCTATATGTACGAAATGGAACAGGCTTTGCGTACCGTCGATTCAAACATATCTCTGCCGTATTGGGACTTCACTTCGATTTACTCGCCTAAACCCACAACTCCCGTTCAAGACCTCCTTCCTTCTATTGTTAAAGAAAAGTTTTATttcaacaagaagacaaacaaaacggAATACAACCCTCTCTACTCGTACAGAATTCCTTCTATTGAGGGAGCGAATGAGAGTCCTCCAAGCCCGGGGGCCAACACTACCCGCAATCAGGACGTCGAGGGTTACACCCCGCTACAGACAGTTCGTGACGGTATCTGCGACGCATTCAGACAACATCAATTTGACCAATTCTCATTACACTTCGAGTGTCCTCATAACCTAATGCACGTCTTCATAGGAGGGTTTGCCGACGTCTACACGACATCTTCTCAGACTTGGACCGCATTTGATCCTCTCTTCTGGTTCTATCACGCTAATATTGACCGAATCTGGGCTGGATGGGAACTAACCAATAATGACACCAGTTCGTTTCTTCCAAAAGATCATAGGTCTTATCCATTTATAGATTGGACATTTGAAGAAGTGAGTGACTACAAGAAAACCATGTATTACAACTATGATCACCCATTCAAGGTGACAGACTTCCACTGTGACGCTCCGCATGCAGGTGAGAAAGCGTTAGTTGCTCAGTTCACAAAACTTCCCATTTCCGAAAACAAACCGTACATGGTTCGTCTGATTGTCGATCCGCATCGCCTGACCGGGAACGCGAGTGCAAATACGATACtgacaaacaaccacattGTCGGTGAGATCGGTATGTGGGGCACAATGAAGGTTGCATGCCAATCACCAAACTGCACAAGTTGGTGCAGAAAACTTCTAAAACTCCCTCAAATGCAAATGAACTTGGGAGATTTTGATGACTTTTATTCTCAACCATTTGATGTGTCCGATGCCCTGTTTCTCGACGTCTACGGTAAAGGTCAGGATCCTATCGATCTCTCTGCTGGAATTGCTGCAAATGACCTTCGCAATGTGATCAACGACAGACAGAATCTCTGCTCAACACGAAATAAAAGGGATTGCGAGGACGCCTGCCTCCCTTCAGTCCCTAACCCTCAAATTTCCTACGGAACGGTACTCTCCAAGGAAGACTACCTAAATCTTGTTCAAGTCAGTGATGACCAGAAGGCAGTGTTCATAAAATGGCATCCCATTTCACCACTTCAAGCTGAATATCCTCCTGTTAACGTCGCAGCTGGAGCAACTTTGATATTTCACTACGATATAGCCGATCACTCTGTTGCTCAAGTGTTTGAGTATGAGTTCAAACAATGCGCTCCCTTCTTCCAGCCGCACTGTATTCCTAAGCCCGGAGTTACAGGAGAATTCAACTGCACCATACAACTGCCGCAGACGACAAACACCACGTTCTTTTTCCTCTGCACACAGAGTGACCACTGCCAAACACGAGGCATGCGTATACGTGTAAAGGTCGGAAACGGAGAGAATGTG CCTTGCAAAACCCCTCCGGCTTCAG AGTGTGCCGATCGTCCGTGTCCTGCTAACACCCTATGTCGTCTCGAACACGGTACCATCATCTACAACTGCGTCAAAGGCTACAAGCTGAGAGGGTTTACAACAAGCATATGCCAAAAGGACGGCCTGTGGACTTCCCCTCCTCCGGCCTGCGTGCTCGAAGCCGACTGTACCGGACGTGCCTGCCCGGACCACGCCACCTGTACTCCAGCAGACGCCGTCACACATTCCAGTGGTACAGCTGTTGCATACAAATGCGACGACGGCTATACACTTGACGGCGCGAGCGAATCTCACTGCTTGGATGGAGTGTGGACGACTGAAGTCCCAAAATGCCATTGCGCTTGA